Proteins co-encoded in one Listeria ivanovii subsp. ivanovii genomic window:
- a CDS encoding tyrosine-type recombinase/integrase — protein MEDSHLLRQYRNYLFSKNLTERTIDNNLTIITRELFEKVDSIEINQNEYREILSDMRERLSTNTMYNYVNVLERFYNYLIDFKVLDTGNYFRSSGIKITAVKNMKVLYEQEIAEIYKTFDSNNETTGYQEFLFDFLYSTGIRLKEFENLNVYDFDFENRVITVLGKGN, from the coding sequence ATGGAAGATTCGCACTTGCTTAGACAATACAGAAATTATTTATTTAGCAAAAATTTAACAGAGAGAACGATAGATAATAATTTAACTATAATTACAAGAGAGTTATTCGAAAAAGTCGATTCGATTGAAATTAACCAAAACGAGTATAGAGAAATATTAAGTGATATGAGAGAAAGATTATCAACAAATACAATGTATAATTATGTCAATGTATTAGAACGCTTTTATAATTATTTAATTGATTTTAAAGTGCTTGATACTGGAAATTATTTCAGATCATCAGGCATAAAAATAACTGCAGTTAAAAATATGAAAGTATTATATGAGCAAGAAATTGCGGAAATCTATAAAACATTTGATTCTAACAACGAAACTACGGGATATCAAGAATTTTTATTTGATTTTTTGTATAGCACAGGGATAAGACTGAAAGAATTCGAGAACTTAAATGTTTATGATTTTGATTTCGAGAATCGGGTTATAACAGTTTTGGGCAAAGGTAATTAA
- a CDS encoding helix-turn-helix domain-containing protein, protein MSENKTIGEALRDIRKIKGFTQNEIVTNNLSRSTIAKIETNLINPTYNRIIIFCKQINVSLEEVIYYQHNYSVDVM, encoded by the coding sequence ATGAGTGAAAACAAAACTATCGGTGAAGCTTTGAGAGATATACGAAAAATAAAAGGCTTTACTCAAAATGAAATAGTCACTAATAATTTAAGTCGTTCAACGATTGCTAAAATTGAAACCAATTTAATCAACCCCACCTACAATCGAATCATCATTTTTTGCAAGCAAATTAATGTATCCTTAGAAGAAGTAATCTATTACCAGCACAACTACTCTGTAGATGTAATGTGA
- a CDS encoding uracil-DNA glycosylase family protein — MKQNKTLANQILQFNEALSLTTMELPTGFRLINPYNGDQKNLVSEITAAFYQKYYNDNKPRRLILGSSPARRGSALTGVPFEDAKHLQNETGIFIEKFYINQSSSGFLYDVISAYGGCQKFYTNFYMNFVCPLGVVRVNSKGKEVNCNYYENKKIQAILSPFIIQSIRSQIEFGMDTSICYCIGSGENYNFLSKINDEYQFFHTIIPLEHPRFITQYNSQHKEKYMEKYLNAFYRN, encoded by the coding sequence ATGAAGCAAAACAAAACATTGGCTAACCAAATTCTACAGTTTAATGAAGCGCTTTCGCTTACGACAATGGAGTTACCAACAGGATTTAGGCTTATCAATCCATATAATGGTGACCAAAAAAACCTAGTAAGTGAAATAACAGCAGCATTTTACCAAAAATATTATAACGATAATAAGCCCCGTCGTCTCATACTCGGTAGCTCGCCAGCACGTCGAGGATCTGCGTTAACCGGGGTACCATTTGAAGATGCCAAACACCTCCAAAATGAGACAGGTATTTTTATAGAAAAATTTTACATAAATCAGTCATCATCTGGATTTTTATATGATGTTATTAGTGCGTATGGCGGTTGTCAGAAGTTTTATACAAACTTCTATATGAATTTTGTCTGTCCACTAGGTGTAGTAAGAGTCAATTCAAAAGGAAAAGAAGTAAATTGCAATTACTACGAAAATAAAAAAATACAAGCAATTTTATCCCCATTTATCATCCAATCCATCCGTAGCCAAATAGAGTTCGGAATGGACACCTCCATATGTTACTGTATAGGAAGCGGGGAAAATTACAATTTCTTATCGAAAATAAACGATGAGTATCAATTTTTCCATACAATTATCCCATTAGAACATCCGCGTTTTATCACACAATACAATTCACAACATAAAGAGAAGTATATGGAGAAGTATTTGAACGCATTTTATAGAAACTAA